The following nucleotide sequence is from Juglans microcarpa x Juglans regia isolate MS1-56 chromosome 6D, Jm3101_v1.0, whole genome shotgun sequence.
TTGTTTTTCAATGCATcaccttttcttctttctcaattATGATGAATGGCACCTATCGAGGTTTTTTCAAGTCTTCTTGTGGAGTCAGGCAAGGGGATCCCCTTTCttcatatctttttattattgtggagGAAGTGTTGAGTCGTTTGATTAATCGAGCCCATAATGAGGGTAAAATTGGGGCATTTGAACTTTGAAGGAGCTGTCAACCGATTTCACATCTCATGTGCTGAGGTTCTTAAGACTTATGAAGAGATGTCGGGTCAAAAAGTTAACCAAGCCAAATCTGCCATATGCTTTCCAGCCCATGCCTCTGCTGCTAGGAAATCAATTGGGACTCAAGTGCTTGGGTTCCACGAGGCCAAATTCCCTTGCATTTATTGGGAGCTCAATTCACACAGGCAGGCTTACTGCTCGCCTCTTAGATCCACTTGTTATGAAGGTAGAGAAGAAGTTGGCTGGGTGGACGGCTGCCCTTTTGTCCAATGGTGGAAGGTTAGCGCTCATAAAATATGTACTGACTAGTTTGCCTATTCACTTACTCTCAGTTCTAAATGTGCCTAGTATTGTGATGAGTCGTATCTCCAAAATCTTGGCTAATTTCTTCTGGAGGAGTAAGGATGGGAAAAGCAAAAGGAAATGGCCCAAATGGGTGGCTTGGGATAGAATTTGCAAACCTGTGGATGAAGGTGGACTTGGCGTGAGGGATTTACAGGAACTGAATAAAGCTTTACACATGAAGTTTGCATGGAAATTTCTACATGAAAAATCTCTGTGGTCTGATTTCTTTAGGCAGAAATACAACAGCAAAatccttttttcattttcccatcCCGCCATGACTCTAATCGCTGGAAATCAATACGAGGCCTTATCCCAAAAGTGAACAAGCACACTGGATGGATTCTCAAAAAAGGGAAGGTGtctttttggtatgataattggCTGAGTTGTGGACCATTGGGGGAGCAGGTGGAATCTGTCTCTTGTCCTAATCTGCAGGTAGCTGACACTTGGTCAGAGAATGGATGGAATTTAGATATGCTAAAACAGATGATTGGGGTAGAGTTGATGGCCCAAATTAGCTCCAAACATGTCTTTCGATCAGCGGAGCCAGACAAACCGATATGGAAGCCATCTTTAAATGGaattttctcaacaaaaacGGCTTGGCAAGTGTCTAGACAAGTGGGGCAACTAGTAAGTTGGGCAAGATGGGTATGGCATAAACTGGTTCCCAAcaaaatttctatatttatgTGGGAAAGGTCTTTACAAGGCCATTCCAACTGATAGTCGCATTCAAAATGAATGTATCCTTGGCCTCAAAATGTAACTGTTGCTCAAGAGCGGCCTGTCTTAGACCATATTTTGCTTACAGGGGAAGTAGCCTCTGCTGTTTTGAGTTACTTTGCAATTTCATTGGGTCTATACTGTAGGGTGATGAGAAGTTGGCATGAGATGGTTCTGTGGTGGTTCAACAAAGCATCGAGTGTGTCCCAACTCAACTGTTTGATTGGCCTTCTTCCATCTACTATCAGCTGGGTATTATGGCTTAGAAGATGTAAAGTATGGAAAATAAATTGGAGACAGTGGAAGTCGAATGTCACAAGATCAGGAGCCTTTTGGCTGAGAGAATGGGGACCACTCACAATCCAAAGTACCGGAAAAAATCTGATGAACATGTTCTCCAACAGCTTGGAATTTCTATAGCTCCTACTGTAGTACCAAGAGCTAATATTCTAAGGTGGGCCAATCCGAATCCAGGCCTTGTGAAATTAAACATCGCCGGTAGTTGCTTGGGTAACCCAGGGCAATGTGCTGGGGGTGGGGTTGTTCAAAGTGCAGAGGGTGATTTTATTGCAGGCTTTTCCAAGTCCTACGGGGAAGGAACCAATAATATGGCTGAAGTCCGTGCTCTCCTAGAACTAAAGCTATGTGAAAGGCTCCAAATCAACCAAGTGGAAGTGGAGACTCGCTCCATGCTAATATTGACGTGGTGGAAGAATAAGTGGGAGGTACCATGGTCAATTTAAGAATATTGGGAGCCGGTCAAGAATTGGGCTAATGACGGAAGAGTTATTCTCCTCCAATATATTTTTAGCGAGATCAACCAAGTGGCGGACTTCTTGGCAAAACAAGGGGCAAATGGCTGTGAGGGTGTTTTTTTGAGGAACTCTGATCGACCACGAGTTTTAGTTGGCATGTTGAGAATAGACAAGTTGGGCCTACCGGTCCTTTGGCTTAAATGAGGTTTCTTATGTGTAGGTAGTCCACAGATAGATTATAGTCTTACTTAACACCTTGACCTTGTCAAAGGGGTATATGATGTTTCAATACGGTTTTCCTCCACATAAGTGAggttttcatcaataaaattatttttctcttaaaataaaaacatactgATTTTACCTAATCAATTCAAGATAATTCATTACGTTCACACTAATGAGTGACCTTACATCTATGATCTGGAACAGAAGCAGAACTCCATTTGCGGATTGGATTTGCCGAAGATCTTAAGATGAGCATTTGATTCTCTTCTCGTGAACAACTTGGTGGCGGCAAGCAAGGAATCTTCTTCACAGAGTTCTCTCGTTCTTGAGAACAGAATTTCTGCAAAGATTCAAGACCATAGCAAACAGAAAAGTACAAATAATTAACACCATTTTTTGTGCCGAAGAAAAACAGAATAAGCAACTCAGAAAAGATAGACTGCTGTTTTGATTGAATTTTGAAGTGCTCATCTCAAAAGCCTAAAAGGGGAAAACAAGCCAGTATGTTAGTTAGGCAAAAAGGATTTCACAAACACATCGCAATGTAGGAGAGAACCATTGTTTTCTAAGAAACAGCAGGCCTACAACGAAAATAATATTGagaaacttacaaactgatatggtaCTTCTGAtatacattttaataaaaagactttcacaatatgatatatGTTATCGACCATGTTAGCTTTTGAAGTATCTTTTTGTGACTTTCTTTGCTGTCAAAGCATTTCTCAAATCTTCTAGCAAGCTAAAATAGTTCAAACCTGATCATTTGTCAGAACCTCATTAAGAGAGTTTTGAGAGAGCTGGGAAAACATGCCATGCTGAGATGAAAGACCCTGCGAAAATGATTGCTGCGATGGTTGTGATTGAAGCTGTGACCCTTGAGGTCCAGTTGGCACGGAATTTGATCTTCTGCAGATCATTTCCAAAACAAAAGGCACATGTAAAAAAAAGACAGATGAGAGAATTTAACTTAGAGAGGTGCTGGAAGAGAAagatcattaaataaaaaaatactcataaaattaaatgacatCGAGGCAGATAGCTGATTAAGCCTCAGTTGAGAGGATATTTTAATCACATTGAATTAAAACGAGCGATAATTcaagattaaaataaattctgaatctctttattttctggaaaattatttatacacaGACATATTTCATAACAATGTATTAAATGagagataattttgtaaaatacttcataaatatttcataacaatACTTCTTCCAACATtattgtgaaatgtgttgtgtaTCAATACTCAATAGGCAGTTCTGAGAATAGATTTATAAACAAATACAGATGCTGTTTCCCTCTCTTCGGCTTCTGAGAAAAaccgagattgaaaaaaaaaaaaaatcgaagttGACTCGTTACTTTTAGTACAATTGGAATTCAAAGGTTTCCAACtttgaactttatttttttcctcaattttctcagcaaccaaatgGATACTTTCTGAAGACACGGAAATCGCATTTTCTCATTCATATCTATATGACGAAGGAAATATAGAAGATTGAAAGAAATAATCTGTGCTTGTTTCTTTTGGATGCCGAGAAAACGGAGGAAAAGCAGAAGAGTAAGAAACAAATTTTCGAGGAAGAGCAAAGGTCGAGCTCAGGTTGAGGTTGACcaaatagtaatattaaagtCATTAACCGAATAAAACTCAGGAATCTCGATAGAACTTCGATTTCATGCACATTTCCGACTTTAAAGGAAAATTTGAACAACTTATGACGAGGAACAGCTTATATTTAGATTCGGAGTGCACTCAACCAAAATCCAAAGAGTTGGTTAAGCTGAATTGAGCAGAGATTTTCATAAATTACTGAAAAATTCAAGCATTCAGGATTATCTGGTCTTAGCATTTTCCTGCACATATACTCAGGTACCAAGCAAAGCATGTTGTGAAGGAGAATTCTAACCTCGAATGAGGAAGGACCGAGATGGAGCTGAGATCACAAGCTTTGTTGATCTGCAGCTTCATTGGCTTTGATTCAGTGAGATATGAAAGGTCCGATGAGAATCGAATTTTGCCGTGTTATTACTCTGCTTAAAAACCCTAGGTAATCAGTGACAaggtcgtcgtcgtcgtcgtcgaaCTTTCAATTAAGGCAAACGGTCTGAGTGCTTGGGTTTTCTTCGAATTTAGGAGAGAGAACACTGGAGAGAGACTTAGACCAGTGCAGAAGAGTGGAATCTGGACGGGTTTATATTCTATTCAAAGCGTGGCGGGAAAAGGGACTCCAGAAACTGTTCGCACTCGGGGTTTGCGTTCTGGGCTCAACCCCGGTCAACAGGGAGCCCCAAcactgttttatttttaagagaagtCGGGCTACTCTATCGCTGTGCTCAGAGAAACTCGCACGGTTTGACCGtcagttttttaatatatataactttttaaatttatatattttttatatttttaaaaaataaaaaaatacaccaaaatatttaaaattactttcttaattatttattattaagtaaaatgaatatatatatattttttttaaccgaTCGTTAGCGGTAAAATTTAGTAGACAAAGTAAtcttttactaattttattaggtcactaaatattattattatttaatccTAAAATTTGCTAACTTTATTAGGTCActaaatattattcttatttaatccttatatttatcaaataaatttaagattttgtaatttttttattcagtgTGAATACATATTTATGTGCtatgataaatagattatttaatctaaaaaaaataataaaattaaataatagcttttaataattcttattttaatcCATCTCGTTcattttaatcaaaataatcGTACATCtacttttatgatttatttttaattaattcatatgaTATGCcattctattaaaaatctaacttaccttcatattataaaatagttacaaataatcttaaataaatcattttgcTTCTAACCGATTTTGTCATTGATGTCGTGTGTTGTAGTGCGTTCTAGTGCGTTGTACCTATCGTTGGTATCTTGAGATTTGATATTTGCTAAAACGGACCGTCGTCATCCTCACCCCAGCACTTGCGATATCATACAGGAAGGAATAATAATCGAAGGCTTCAGAAACTGAGAGGTGCTTGCTTGTACATATTGATTACACAGAAATAAGATTTAAGAGTTTGACAGAAACAGAGCGCACACACAATCTGGCAACCACTATTCACACACATCGTGATTAGAGAGAGACTAAATACAAGGAGGAAactaaaaaaagagaaatccaGACGTTCGATCTGCGTGGCTATGGACATTTGGTCCTGTTGCCATGGGTGGTCATGTCAGTGTAGCATGCCCCGCACAACTCTCTGTTTCCTGAGGTCCCTGGTGGAACGCATTTGCACCTCACACAGCAAGTCCCACATGCCCTGTTGCACACGTTTGGCCTAGAATGAACACTGCACCTCTGCTTGCACAATCCTCCACAATCTGTAATCCCCCCCAAAAAATGAAACACAAAAAAGCATTATTTTTATGAAGATCAAGCTTAAATCTCTACTACAAGCAAATACTCGCATAAAAAAGTGAtcttgcagagagagagagagagagagagagagagagagagagactcaccCACTTCCTGCATGAGCCTTCTGTTTACACCTTTTACAACAAGCTGAGAAAACAAATGCCAAACATGTGAATATTCGTTACTTAAACAcgttatttaaaaattattttctgaaaGAGAAATCGTACTGGCAGGTCAAGATGAGGTAGCTCTTCTTCTATCTTAATATCAGAAGAAACCTGCATATAATACATGAAGATCATCAGAGATGGCTGATACTAGGGAGTCTCTTTCAAGAAGAACCATTCTTGAAATAAACATTATTATCGAAAGCAATCCGGATTCTGTACCATCGTGAAGTAGAAGAGGAAGGCGCCGAAGAGAAAAATCACACGCATTGTCATTATGAGAAGCACCGAGTAGGTAGATCAGTATCGCACTTCTCGGGAGTCACCGCTGAATTGAAAGCTGCTGGCATTGCGTGCTCTTTATAGCCATTTCGGTTGTGTCGATATTACTGAAGTGGTCACACTTTCTGCTTCTTATTACCATTAGGCCTGCCAGCCAGGTGGGGGACGCCTCGAGCTTTGGGCAAGGCCAAATACTATGTATGTGCGACCGTGTCGTTGCTTTGGAGTGCTAGTGCCAGGGTTGGTAAATGCTCTCGTAGGGCAGTCGAGTTTGGAGTGACTTTATGCTCTTGTATCCGGATCTTGATCACTAATGAATCAAACTGTGGTTGCGTATAAATACTATTCAAACTAGCCTAAGAATAAAGTTCACAACatctttcacatttttttctaaacaacGAAAATTGAGtaatttttcccaaaaataatttctttttcttgccgAAACAATTGTTATATTGATTTCAAATAggttttctttcatatttaGGGTAGTATTATCTTCAACTTTAGATTAATGCTTAAATCTGgaataaatccaaaaaataccGCAAGCTCGTTCGGGATTTATccatttttagtaaaaaataaactatatttATTCCAAGTGGTACTGCAATATTCCCTGCTGGCCTTGACCATACCAAGGGTCCAAGTTAATTGCAGACAGCTGGACGATGGCCAAAAAACTGTTCACCACTCTCGAATACCATGGCTGAGGGAAAGTCggtgaataaaattaaaaagttaaataaaatattattataaaaaaattttaatattatttttattttaaaatttaaaaaaattaaattattattttttttttataaaaattttaaaaaaatataataataagaataaatgaGTTGAGACGGTATAAAATTTACTGCGAAAATAGAAGGAGGTTAGGAGATTGTACGTAGTATCATCCGTACCAAAGTTTTCATGTCACGTGGCATTAAGCCGTAGCGTCATGATTGGCAGTCCAACCCGAGGTGGAAATATCTGAACCCACTCTCATCACGAGGGAGTCAGGACAAGAGAGCAAAAGCGGAGGAGATCGAATCGGATGGCCTGAACTGGCTGTGGTGGTAAGTTGTATTTTGTCGGGTAGCGGTCAGATTAACAAAACATGGGCCCACTTTACCTGGGAGGAGGTACCCTTTGCTCAGTTTAAATAAGGGATCAGCCTTCCAGGCTGGCCTAGGGATGGAGGCCAGCTCATCATCTATCTGTCTCCCATCTTTTGAGATGACATTAACAGCTCAGAGAGTACAGACCTTGGCCTCAGTCTcactgtttctttttcttttaagaaagaaATATCCCACATCTTTCATGTTTATCTCATTGCCTCGCGTTTCTGAGAATTCTTGGTGTGTGGGAATGATGGTCAAAAGGATGAGACTCATGTTTGTCATCTCTATCAATCGTTcggctaaaaagaaaaaaaatattacgccgctaaatatttattaatctacattaaatataaaattaaattaaattaaattgagttgagttaaaatgataaagtattattaaaatattattttttaatattattattattttaaaatttaaaaaaattaaatattttattatattttatgttaaaattagaaaaaattgtaataatgaattgagataaattgaaaagagTTAAAGATCCAAACGTATCTTGTTCCATTTGATTACtcacttaattttatttatttatttatttaataattaagaaattaatttttagtgtattgatatattttttaaaaatatttaaaaatgataaaaaaaaatgtgaataaaaaaaatactacttttaCGCTAGCAATCACTTGAAGCGTTAAGCTGCAAGCGGCACAATAGTacaactccaaaaaaaaaaaaaatgtttgctcGCATCTATTTGGCAACTggattattttgtaatatttttatatgttaaatatcacttaaatataaaatatttttaattttaaaattttaacttttcatctaattattatataataa
It contains:
- the LOC121235880 gene encoding snakin-2-like, with the protein product MTMRVIFLFGAFLFYFTMVSSDIKIEEELPHLDLPLVVKGVNRRLMQEVDCGGLCKQRCSVHSRPNVCNRACGTCCVRCKCVPPGTSGNRELCGACYTDMTTHGNRTKCP